In one window of Leptospira sp. GIMC2001 DNA:
- the asd gene encoding archaetidylserine decarboxylase (Phosphatidylserine decarboxylase is synthesized as a single chain precursor. Generation of the pyruvoyl active site from a Ser is coupled to cleavage of a Gly-Ser bond between the larger (beta) and smaller (alpha chains). It is an integral membrane protein.): protein MDKNIFNTTQFGFLGQDILNPYFYLLIFAGLYMTVRLGFPQFRFLFLSMKILTGNMDEKGSKGQIVHSQSFFAGVGSSLLLGSFLGTALALMVGGIGAMVWIWIAAIVIMPLRFVSSTLAIRFRQKLPSGRYLSGPMYFIEKALKAKWLAMAFGFGSVVTVLLFGAVYPMIAVTYISQQGLQVKGMAMPIVIAAALVLLVLGGIRRVGKAAGYIAPAGIVLFVTSFFILFSGQDMVGAFFSTIFHEAFRIESIAAGGFFLLFKTMAGSTGLFFLSTETGVGKSAGVSGVVRTDYPAKHGLVSMLATFAESFIFAPIFAYILYTNGAISTGDQIEFYIGLLSKPLEIGSLFLYTSLILFGLLSLAGWFYTGEQNSFYVMGDRFSNIFRVLFVATLLATSFLIGRYGYEVLPYFFNIGFTAAVITSFPLILSLALMVKQARLELNKFITESGARYEVIKDFYLVLLSILPKNFISKLFGLFSMMNLPRFIMIPILKAFAKTYKINLDEAELEIQEYNSLNQFFTRALRAEARIIDSADNAIVSPVDARITAYGEIRESSVIQAKGIDYSVTDLIGSDKYKKDFINGKFMTFYLSPQDYHRIHSPSYGKVLGYYYEPGKLFPVNDLAVLNIQSLFPKNERLITFLQTEYGKIAVVKVGASNVGKIRVTYDNKIVTNSWIRFSKEVTYKDVSILIDKGGELGRFEMGSTVILVFEKDTIDFVDNIVLNDKTQYGNVVGYFRKKIMSLPKNS from the coding sequence ATGGATAAAAATATATTTAACACTACACAATTTGGATTTCTCGGACAAGACATCCTGAATCCGTACTTCTATCTCTTAATTTTCGCTGGATTGTATATGACTGTTCGACTTGGGTTTCCCCAATTTCGTTTCCTTTTTCTCTCAATGAAAATTTTAACAGGCAATATGGACGAAAAGGGCTCAAAAGGCCAAATTGTTCATTCACAATCCTTCTTCGCTGGAGTTGGTTCATCCTTGTTGTTGGGCTCATTTTTAGGAACCGCTCTTGCCCTTATGGTCGGCGGTATCGGTGCTATGGTCTGGATCTGGATCGCTGCAATTGTAATCATGCCACTTAGATTCGTTTCATCTACGCTTGCCATTCGGTTTAGACAAAAGTTACCAAGCGGAAGATATCTATCCGGACCAATGTATTTTATAGAGAAAGCGTTAAAGGCAAAATGGCTTGCGATGGCTTTTGGTTTTGGTTCTGTCGTCACGGTTTTGTTATTCGGGGCAGTTTATCCGATGATTGCGGTAACTTATATTTCGCAGCAAGGATTGCAGGTCAAAGGTATGGCTATGCCCATTGTGATTGCAGCAGCCCTTGTCTTATTGGTTCTAGGTGGGATTCGTCGTGTGGGTAAAGCTGCAGGATACATTGCACCTGCAGGTATCGTGCTTTTTGTTACATCATTTTTTATTCTGTTTTCGGGACAGGATATGGTGGGAGCTTTTTTCTCAACCATTTTCCACGAAGCATTTCGTATTGAGTCGATTGCAGCAGGTGGATTTTTTCTTCTATTCAAAACTATGGCTGGATCAACAGGTCTGTTTTTCCTTTCTACAGAAACTGGTGTTGGCAAAAGTGCTGGAGTCTCAGGAGTTGTCCGAACAGATTATCCAGCTAAACATGGTTTGGTGAGCATGCTTGCAACTTTTGCTGAGAGTTTTATATTTGCACCTATTTTTGCTTATATACTTTATACTAACGGTGCCATATCAACTGGTGATCAGATAGAGTTTTATATCGGATTGCTTTCTAAACCTTTAGAAATTGGTTCCTTATTTCTATATACTTCTTTGATTCTATTTGGTCTTTTATCGCTTGCTGGATGGTTCTATACTGGAGAACAAAATTCTTTCTATGTGATGGGCGATCGATTCTCTAATATTTTTAGAGTTCTATTCGTTGCAACACTACTTGCAACCTCGTTTCTGATCGGTCGCTATGGATATGAAGTGCTTCCTTATTTCTTTAATATTGGATTTACGGCGGCTGTCATTACATCTTTTCCTTTGATTCTATCGCTTGCTCTCATGGTTAAGCAAGCTCGTCTAGAATTGAATAAATTTATCACAGAATCTGGTGCAAGATACGAAGTTATAAAAGATTTCTATCTTGTGCTACTATCTATATTACCGAAAAATTTTATTTCTAAGCTTTTTGGACTTTTTTCTATGATGAATCTTCCGAGATTTATCATGATCCCGATCTTGAAGGCATTTGCCAAAACATACAAAATCAATTTGGATGAAGCGGAACTTGAAATTCAAGAATACAACTCATTGAATCAATTCTTTACAAGAGCATTGCGAGCCGAAGCAAGAATTATTGATTCTGCAGACAATGCAATTGTAAGCCCTGTGGATGCGAGGATTACTGCTTATGGAGAGATCCGTGAGTCTTCGGTGATTCAAGCGAAAGGAATTGATTATTCGGTTACTGACTTAATTGGCTCAGATAAGTATAAGAAAGATTTTATCAATGGCAAATTTATGACCTTCTACTTATCTCCACAGGACTATCATAGAATTCATAGCCCATCGTATGGCAAAGTGTTAGGTTATTATTATGAACCAGGTAAATTATTTCCTGTAAATGATTTAGCTGTTTTGAATATTCAGAGTTTATTCCCAAAAAATGAGCGATTGATTACATTTTTACAGACTGAATATGGCAAGATCGCAGTTGTTAAGGTCGGTGCATCCAACGTTGGTAAAATTAGGGTAACCTACGATAACAAAATTGTTACGAATAGTTGGATTCGTTTTTCCAAAGAGGTAACTTACAAGGATGTGTCGATTCTAATTGACAAAGGTGGAGAGTTGGGTCGATTCGAAATGGGTTCAACTGTAATCCTTGTATTCGAAAAAGATACAATTGATTTTGTCGACAATATTGTGTTAAATGACAAGACGCAATATGGCAATGTTGTAGGTTATTTTCGAAAGAAGATTATGAGTTTGCCTAAGAACTCTTAA
- a CDS encoding TonB-dependent receptor plug domain-containing protein, with translation MKSLPNIINYFKSKTYFILDTFTKILKAIIIIFIINYFISNQLLAQANELKIEITVIDKVGNEPLAETEIIVLELGKRFQTNKIGKLSTSVPNKGKYNIRILGTGGIDKRTIDVQFSGQKFNLFSTNETQGIEVKGLKDKSNLSSYSLSQEEIKRMPGTQGDSLKAIQTLPGILPGIPIGLNPTPQFNVNLTGLPYSNSDRGDFVLRGAGPRANQTYFDGLPVSYPFHLGGQSSVFNNNIISDLEILTGAYSVRYGYATGGIINVESKKEVNKKKVVLNLNTFLSDAYVETPLWEGSYMLVGARKSYPNIFLLQVYPQGIPEDSKYADFQDFQWKFATKLGQDHTISLTFLGARDIQGYSRTQADFERNNGNPDNRPPVGLDRQFYTQGFAHEWKINNWIRHNFRASRNSFKEYYEIKFDSPVTAENVFGLNNTTTQDLYFVENSILLQIFEPFSIEAGGNFRERNIGLKAENITSQSSLFAEVFDDLLNSSPSFRALVDGDGILTRERGAFLEAKFKYENLLIIAGTRYDNYNLTNEKKNSPRGSIAYTFEKTNTTIQAGSGIFRIAPVGIEQISLKSGNSKLGMESAEHSVVGISQEIANRYSIKIEGFRNVFRDIVVNDSYIQNPYALKNNPRDFVERFESVQEQPFETRGLGYSNRGYGYSEGVEIFLRKNPDQSRVSGWFGWISYSNSITKRNNNQPNLTEDETTDRARDNFGKELRYQTVIKEGYINVYDDDSYEFLYNNDRERLYDLDRTHILSVVFGWKLSQDWQLGGRFRYATSVPVTKLTGSSRVGQAATFGLNLYIPEYSEDYNNHRLPSTHQLDVRLDRFFHYGWGYMNWYLEFLNLYGRRNPISEFYDNTLTFSNANPTYNYDTLNSPYIQGSFNGGRKIYYPMIHFGIEVKF, from the coding sequence TTGAAATCTTTACCTAATATAATTAATTATTTTAAATCCAAGACATATTTTATCTTGGATACTTTTACTAAAATTCTCAAGGCAATTATTATTATATTTATAATAAATTATTTTATTTCCAATCAACTATTGGCTCAAGCCAATGAACTTAAGATTGAAATCACTGTTATAGATAAAGTTGGAAACGAACCACTTGCTGAGACAGAGATCATCGTTCTAGAGTTAGGCAAAAGATTTCAAACAAACAAAATTGGTAAGCTATCAACTTCAGTTCCCAATAAAGGAAAATACAATATTCGAATTTTAGGAACCGGTGGGATAGATAAAAGAACGATTGATGTTCAATTTAGCGGACAGAAATTCAACCTTTTCTCGACCAACGAAACCCAAGGAATAGAAGTCAAAGGTCTCAAAGACAAATCCAATCTATCAAGTTATTCACTGTCGCAAGAAGAGATCAAGCGTATGCCCGGAACCCAAGGCGACTCTCTCAAAGCGATTCAAACTCTTCCAGGAATATTACCTGGCATTCCCATTGGACTCAATCCCACTCCACAGTTTAACGTAAATTTGACGGGACTTCCTTATTCCAATAGTGATCGAGGTGATTTTGTGCTTCGAGGTGCAGGACCAAGAGCTAACCAAACCTATTTTGATGGTCTCCCAGTAAGTTATCCTTTCCATCTCGGTGGTCAATCCAGTGTCTTTAATAATAACATAATATCTGATCTTGAAATTTTGACCGGAGCCTATTCGGTTCGTTATGGTTATGCGACCGGTGGTATCATCAACGTTGAATCCAAAAAAGAAGTGAATAAGAAAAAAGTTGTTTTGAATCTCAATACATTCTTATCGGATGCCTACGTAGAGACACCGCTCTGGGAAGGAAGTTATATGTTAGTTGGTGCGAGAAAATCTTATCCAAATATTTTTCTGCTTCAAGTCTATCCGCAAGGTATCCCTGAAGATTCGAAGTATGCAGATTTTCAAGATTTCCAATGGAAATTCGCAACTAAATTGGGACAAGACCATACAATCAGTCTTACGTTTTTGGGTGCTCGAGATATTCAAGGCTACAGCCGAACCCAAGCAGATTTTGAACGAAACAATGGCAATCCAGACAATAGGCCTCCAGTTGGATTGGATCGTCAATTCTATACTCAAGGTTTTGCTCATGAATGGAAAATCAATAATTGGATCCGCCATAATTTTCGGGCTTCACGAAACAGTTTCAAAGAATACTATGAGATCAAATTCGATAGTCCAGTTACCGCTGAAAATGTTTTTGGACTCAATAATACAACCACACAAGATTTATATTTTGTAGAAAATTCTATCCTATTGCAGATTTTCGAGCCATTTAGCATTGAAGCTGGAGGGAATTTTCGTGAAAGGAATATTGGACTTAAAGCTGAGAATATTACTTCACAAAGTAGCCTATTTGCAGAAGTTTTTGATGATCTTCTGAATTCTAGTCCTAGCTTTCGAGCATTGGTAGATGGAGATGGAATTCTTACCCGGGAACGAGGAGCTTTCTTGGAAGCAAAATTCAAATATGAGAATTTACTCATAATCGCAGGAACTCGCTATGATAATTACAACCTAACAAATGAAAAGAAAAACAGTCCTAGAGGTTCTATTGCCTATACTTTTGAGAAGACCAACACCACAATCCAAGCAGGTTCGGGTATCTTTCGAATCGCTCCTGTTGGAATCGAACAGATTTCCCTGAAATCAGGCAATTCAAAATTGGGAATGGAATCCGCCGAACATAGTGTTGTTGGCATCAGTCAAGAAATCGCGAATCGATACTCAATAAAAATAGAAGGTTTCAGAAACGTCTTCCGTGATATAGTTGTTAATGATAGTTATATACAAAACCCTTATGCATTGAAGAATAATCCGCGAGATTTTGTAGAAAGATTTGAATCTGTCCAAGAACAACCTTTTGAAACCAGAGGACTTGGTTATTCGAACCGTGGTTATGGATATTCTGAAGGAGTGGAAATTTTCCTTAGAAAGAATCCAGATCAGAGCCGAGTATCTGGATGGTTTGGCTGGATTTCGTATAGCAATTCTATTACTAAAAGAAACAACAACCAACCGAATCTAACAGAAGACGAAACAACAGACCGAGCAAGGGATAATTTCGGTAAAGAACTTCGATACCAAACTGTCATAAAAGAAGGCTATATAAATGTCTACGATGATGATAGCTATGAATTTCTATACAACAATGATCGAGAACGATTGTATGACCTGGATCGAACTCATATCTTGAGTGTTGTTTTCGGATGGAAACTTTCTCAAGACTGGCAATTGGGAGGTCGGTTTCGGTATGCTACAAGTGTTCCTGTTACGAAGCTAACGGGATCAAGTCGCGTGGGTCAAGCTGCAACTTTTGGACTCAATTTATACATCCCAGAATACTCAGAAGACTACAACAACCATAGACTTCCATCCACTCACCAATTAGATGTTAGACTAGATCGATTCTTTCACTATGGATGGGGATACATGAACTGGTATCTTGAGTTTCTCAATTTATATGGAAGAAGAAATCCTATATCCGAATTCTATGATAATACACTTACCTTCTCCAATGCCAATCCAACTTACAATTACGATACATTGAACTCTCCCTATATCCAAGGGAGTTTTAATGGCGGAAGGAAAATATACTATCCGATGATTCACTTCGGAATCGAAGTAAAATTCTAG
- a CDS encoding glutathione peroxidase, producing MSESIYNFEVKNNKGETKSLSDYKGKAMLIVNTASQCGFTPQYDGLQNLYDKFKNKGLEVLAFPCNQFGGQEPGSDSEIASFCQMNYSLKFPIFSKIDVNGKDTHPLYNFLKSQKKGFLGTKDIKWNFTKFLVDKNGKVLERYGSSTKPEDIEKDIEKIL from the coding sequence ATGAGTGAATCAATATACAATTTTGAAGTAAAAAACAACAAAGGCGAAACCAAAAGCCTAAGCGACTATAAAGGCAAAGCAATGCTTATTGTAAATACTGCAAGTCAATGTGGATTTACGCCACAATATGATGGCTTGCAGAATCTTTATGATAAGTTTAAGAACAAAGGACTAGAAGTTCTCGCCTTCCCTTGCAACCAATTTGGTGGCCAGGAACCTGGAAGTGATAGCGAGATTGCAAGTTTTTGCCAAATGAATTATTCATTGAAATTTCCCATATTTTCTAAAATAGATGTGAATGGAAAAGATACTCATCCTCTCTATAATTTTCTAAAAAGCCAGAAGAAAGGATTCTTGGGAACCAAGGATATAAAATGGAATTTTACAAAATTCTTAGTAGATAAAAATGGAAAAGTTCTAGAACGCTACGGCTCCTCAACGAAGCCAGAAGATATCGAAAAGGACATCGAAAAGATACTGTAG
- a CDS encoding sterol desaturase family protein: MPENFIPPPYVTFAIPFFFLLIFIEMGIGFFKNKNYYRINDSITDLSTGILSQLWGLFQKGVSLFAYFYLYENFRLATIPIESVVGWIACIILWDFCYYWFHRVSHEVNLFWSGHVIHHTSEEYNLIVALRQSGIGGFLSWIFYLPLAIIGFNPWVFLAAGQINLIYQFWVHTKAVKSIGTVGEFILSTPAHHRVHHAINPKYIDRNHGGIFIIWDRLFGTFQQEEEECVYGTVKPLGSFNPVWANFHYLLEIAKMSWKAKGITNKIKVWFKPPGWIPPMKEGEQAVFLKPPEVDPKKYVKFDPRIENGIKFYTLAWFVLTLIISFMGLLFVGKMSPEQIIALTIWVTLSLTSFGWILESRSISMIWEPFRLLTSFGLLYYFTNETIYIASLGLIVALSIGFMFFKRNIFRELGSEPELIG; the protein is encoded by the coding sequence ATGCCAGAAAATTTTATTCCGCCACCTTATGTGACTTTCGCCATTCCATTTTTTTTCCTATTGATTTTTATAGAGATGGGAATTGGATTCTTCAAGAATAAAAATTATTATCGAATCAACGACTCTATTACAGATCTCTCAACTGGAATCCTATCTCAACTTTGGGGACTGTTCCAAAAGGGTGTTTCTCTCTTTGCATATTTTTATCTCTATGAGAACTTCCGCTTAGCTACAATTCCCATTGAATCTGTTGTCGGATGGATTGCTTGTATAATACTATGGGATTTCTGTTACTATTGGTTTCACCGTGTCTCACATGAAGTCAATCTTTTCTGGTCTGGACATGTGATTCACCATACTTCGGAAGAATACAACCTAATCGTTGCTCTACGACAATCTGGCATTGGTGGATTCTTATCCTGGATATTTTATCTTCCCTTAGCGATTATTGGATTCAATCCTTGGGTATTCCTTGCTGCAGGTCAGATCAATTTGATCTATCAATTCTGGGTTCATACAAAAGCAGTCAAGTCTATAGGTACTGTAGGTGAATTCATACTATCAACACCGGCGCACCATAGGGTGCATCACGCAATCAATCCGAAATACATTGACCGTAATCATGGCGGAATATTCATTATTTGGGACAGATTGTTCGGAACTTTTCAACAAGAAGAAGAGGAATGTGTTTACGGTACTGTCAAGCCACTAGGAAGCTTCAATCCTGTCTGGGCGAATTTCCACTATCTCTTAGAAATTGCAAAAATGAGCTGGAAAGCAAAAGGAATCACAAACAAAATCAAAGTATGGTTCAAGCCACCGGGTTGGATTCCTCCAATGAAAGAAGGTGAGCAAGCGGTCTTTTTGAAGCCACCTGAAGTGGATCCTAAGAAATATGTTAAATTTGATCCAAGAATAGAAAATGGAATCAAATTTTATACACTGGCTTGGTTTGTTCTAACATTGATTATATCCTTTATGGGATTACTATTTGTCGGAAAGATGAGTCCAGAACAGATCATTGCTCTCACAATTTGGGTGACTCTATCCCTCACAAGCTTTGGATGGATACTTGAATCCAGATCCATTTCTATGATCTGGGAACCGTTTCGACTTTTGACAAGTTTTGGACTTTTGTACTACTTCACCAATGAGACAATCTATATAGCGAGTCTAGGATTGATCGTAGCATTGAGTATTGGGTTTATGTTTTTTAAAAGAAATATCTTTAGAGAATTGGGTTCAGAGCCAGAATTAATTGGATGA
- a CDS encoding rRNA adenine N-6-methyltransferase family protein, which produces MIDRNIVDSIFETIPNDIPNTTESLAEIGIGLGALTHKILELNQQTYLFEIDPISCNIFREGIGHNQTNIMLYEGDCLDYLDNLNGKKSFVFGNLPYYITSEILTRCIENLEDMTGFLFLVQKEFADRIMDEVSSLSVFIRGFGTLKRYKIAKKGSFYPSPSIDSAFILWIRHKEQLFINKEQIQIFSSLLRASFWGKRKKLSTSIREAPEDLFPNHTEHSVLRKLFLDQIESSGLLDKRPQELKPEQFIRIAQDSIQQLK; this is translated from the coding sequence TTGATTGATCGCAATATTGTTGATTCAATATTTGAGACTATACCGAATGATATTCCGAATACTACAGAATCTCTAGCCGAAATTGGAATTGGTCTGGGCGCATTGACCCATAAGATTCTCGAATTGAACCAGCAAACCTATCTTTTCGAAATTGATCCAATCAGTTGTAATATTTTTCGTGAAGGGATTGGTCACAACCAAACAAATATTATGCTATACGAAGGAGACTGCCTTGACTATCTAGACAATCTCAATGGCAAAAAATCATTTGTATTTGGAAATCTACCCTATTATATAACATCGGAAATATTAACAAGATGCATAGAGAACCTAGAAGACATGACTGGCTTCCTTTTTCTCGTGCAGAAAGAATTCGCCGATAGGATTATGGATGAGGTATCATCTCTCTCCGTCTTTATTCGTGGGTTCGGAACTCTTAAAAGATATAAGATAGCGAAGAAAGGATCCTTCTATCCTTCACCGAGCATTGATTCAGCTTTTATTCTATGGATTCGACACAAAGAACAATTGTTCATTAATAAAGAACAAATTCAAATTTTCTCATCTTTGCTTCGAGCATCCTTTTGGGGCAAACGTAAAAAACTCTCAACATCTATAAGAGAAGCTCCGGAAGATTTATTTCCCAACCATACTGAACATTCTGTACTTAGAAAACTTTTCTTAGACCAAATTGAATCATCTGGGTTGCTAGACAAAAGACCGCAAGAACTAAAACCTGAACAGTTTATACGGATTGCTCAAGATTCCATTCAACAATTGAAATGA